Proteins encoded in a region of the Pseudomonas viciae genome:
- a CDS encoding ShlB/FhaC/HecB family hemolysin secretion/activation protein: protein MSSPAFWARLCVALLCLSPLTLAHAAPTPGDTDLIRERQNRLLEEQRRRLEELKDLPGREAKPSLPTAPVDTRCFPIKTVELKGADSLSASEREHLLKPYIGRCLGVPQLNELLKVITDHYIEKGLVTSRAYLPQQDLSGGHLSVLVVEGRLEGLKGAENSQLSDRELAMAFPGATGELVNLREIEQMVDQLNRLPSNQAKMELTPGQNVGGSEVRVTNDQQKPWRAGLSRSNDGQRSTGEQQWGTSFEWDSPLGLADQLMLRGGHDAMTDHQHTSRNAMLYYNLPFGWWNVSYTYSQSEYRSQIPANGFNFKQTGDSQNHQLRVERVIHRDALSKTSLSTGLAYLRTNNFIEDSKLAVSSNRLSEGQFGINHGRRVGTAFVNLDLGVQQGIGAFDAQGDDDPGPGQADARYRKYTATASYLQPFQVWGESFSFSSLMTGQRSEDVLFSPQRMSLGGQSSIRGYKDQSLSGDSGGYWRNDLRWSRPVTLEWLRPVFAEYGSSLGYDQGVIRGDRYNGDEHGRMSSNSVELFARGQHLTASVTFAHSLERPDALTEREAPIYFRVDVLL from the coding sequence ATGTCCTCACCCGCCTTTTGGGCGAGGTTGTGCGTGGCTTTGCTGTGCCTTTCTCCACTGACCCTGGCTCACGCCGCCCCCACGCCTGGCGACACGGACCTGATCCGCGAGCGCCAGAACCGTTTGCTCGAAGAGCAGCGTCGGCGTCTGGAAGAGCTCAAGGACCTGCCTGGCAGGGAGGCGAAGCCGAGCCTGCCGACAGCACCTGTCGATACCCGTTGCTTCCCCATCAAGACCGTCGAACTCAAGGGCGCCGACAGTCTTTCCGCCAGCGAGCGCGAGCACCTGCTCAAGCCTTACATCGGCCGATGCCTGGGCGTGCCGCAGCTCAACGAGTTGCTCAAAGTCATTACCGACCACTACATCGAAAAGGGGCTGGTCACCAGTCGTGCTTATTTACCGCAGCAGGATTTGTCCGGCGGGCATCTGAGCGTGTTGGTGGTGGAAGGGCGTCTGGAAGGCCTGAAGGGCGCCGAGAACAGCCAGCTGTCGGACCGCGAGTTGGCGATGGCATTTCCCGGGGCGACCGGTGAGTTGGTCAACCTGCGGGAGATCGAGCAGATGGTCGATCAGCTCAATCGCTTGCCATCGAATCAGGCAAAGATGGAGCTGACCCCCGGCCAGAACGTCGGCGGCAGTGAAGTGCGCGTGACTAACGATCAACAAAAGCCCTGGCGTGCCGGGCTGTCGCGCAGCAACGACGGCCAGCGCAGCACGGGCGAGCAACAGTGGGGTACCAGTTTTGAATGGGACAGCCCGCTGGGCCTGGCCGACCAGTTGATGCTGCGCGGCGGTCACGACGCGATGACCGACCACCAGCACACCTCGCGCAACGCCATGCTCTATTACAACCTGCCGTTTGGCTGGTGGAACGTCAGTTACACCTACAGCCAGAGCGAGTACCGCTCGCAGATCCCGGCCAACGGTTTCAACTTCAAGCAGACCGGCGACAGCCAGAACCATCAGTTGCGGGTCGAGCGGGTGATCCATCGCGACGCCCTGAGCAAGACCTCGCTCAGCACCGGCCTGGCGTACCTGCGCACCAACAACTTTATCGAAGACAGCAAGTTGGCGGTGAGCAGCAATCGCCTCAGCGAAGGGCAGTTCGGCATCAACCATGGCCGGCGGGTCGGCACTGCCTTCGTCAACCTGGACCTGGGCGTGCAGCAAGGCATCGGCGCCTTCGATGCCCAGGGCGACGACGATCCGGGCCCTGGCCAGGCCGACGCCCGTTATCGCAAATACACCGCCACCGCCAGCTACCTGCAACCGTTCCAGGTGTGGGGTGAATCCTTCAGTTTCAGCAGCCTGATGACCGGCCAACGCAGCGAGGACGTGTTGTTCAGTCCGCAGCGCATGAGCCTGGGTGGTCAGTCGTCGATTCGCGGCTACAAGGACCAATCGCTGTCCGGCGACAGCGGCGGCTATTGGCGCAACGACCTGCGCTGGAGCCGCCCGGTGACGCTGGAATGGCTACGCCCGGTGTTCGCCGAATACGGCAGCAGCCTTGGTTATGACCAGGGCGTGATTCGTGGTGATCGCTACAACGGCGATGAGCACGGGCGCATGTCGAGTAACTCGGTGGAGTTGTTCGCCCGCGGCCAACACCTGACCGCCAGCGTCACCTTCGCCCACTCCCTGGAACGTCCGGATGCCCTGACCGAGCGCGAAGCGCCGATCTACTTCCGCGTCGATGTACTCCTTTAA
- a CDS encoding glycoside hydrolase, translating into MSLRAIFSRLMLCLCGLFALSSAYAQSLIIATPQQGVGIKVDVFDKPDASDGIPSSTSLVKFGLPAGFIPAVQSFKGKIYMFWSNNYDSEHIYSSHSTDGKNWSLAKTIPVNGYRWGGDISVTVFKQKLVLTFADPQHRLRTTSSADGVNWTDIQTVNTSPVVGVNSPVVYNGQLFVFYHKDDGKAKTVYYVNSNDGLLWGRETPAFEESTATPLIKVVPVVYNGTLWVYYTVENRLMYARTYDRGGHWGDRQELKGINSKLFLNSATMINDRVFVSNNTKTFYSSDGLNWNPYFAASGLNNFSSVLGVSYAITASDLTARNPQLPSDLATGLSHTDYATFAWRSFFALNNTAAAPLPANRGVGNPASSFADSGKVPKSPSPLLWQTFAHRTELFPGMNRNGAGGPTRPFGSDPQYSYIEFPNGAPLAPGASYAHYNNLDEATQIGQNAIFFPVNPPNVAKTTDARGDYAPSKDSQILFEAKANPVIYEYARKLTSYPNTNIVLPDGAVEVKAAWRKLADIPVQNQSRYHTATVVTYQGTDAKPVAHNEDYALVALHIIHKTPNYPTFIFATFEHEDALTLPDGKSPTGLYYIANYNRIAYPSATPLATNPPVATFSDGNTNHTVTLPREDFVESSVNPRIYSGTKGIPKGQAGPITVVQPPTVFNEVVAVNNQVQALMEGSGEFTHSVWKHYRLRGVQAIPSSEQTDPDYYLANIMVESSQPGIQLFRGSNSFPIPEDSVLTNTRDFKNIRVPDYDHSTKSTLTMGGCMGCHGIAQSQLQQGFSFLFDAIKPPKVKPRTPNFVEPTGFKNPETVGLPDPHTMSERARKYALGFQSQDVVEGTGK; encoded by the coding sequence ATGAGTCTTAGAGCGATATTCAGTCGGCTGATGTTGTGTCTGTGTGGTTTATTTGCGCTCTCATCGGCCTATGCGCAGAGTCTGATCATCGCCACACCGCAACAAGGTGTGGGCATAAAAGTCGATGTCTTTGACAAGCCCGACGCCTCAGACGGTATTCCTTCCTCGACGAGCTTGGTGAAGTTCGGCCTCCCAGCGGGGTTTATACCCGCGGTGCAGTCGTTCAAGGGAAAAATTTATATGTTCTGGTCCAATAATTATGATTCAGAGCATATCTATTCTTCCCATTCGACAGATGGGAAAAACTGGTCTCTTGCTAAAACTATCCCCGTGAATGGCTACCGATGGGGGGGTGATATTTCAGTGACTGTATTTAAGCAGAAGCTAGTGCTGACCTTTGCCGATCCTCAGCATCGCTTGAGGACCACCAGCTCTGCAGACGGTGTCAACTGGACCGATATTCAAACGGTCAATACCAGTCCTGTGGTCGGCGTTAACAGTCCTGTTGTGTATAACGGTCAATTATTTGTTTTTTATCACAAGGACGACGGCAAGGCTAAAACTGTTTATTACGTTAATTCGAATGATGGCCTTCTGTGGGGGCGGGAAACTCCAGCGTTCGAGGAAAGCACTGCCACGCCTCTGATCAAAGTGGTGCCGGTCGTCTATAACGGTACATTATGGGTCTATTACACCGTGGAAAATCGCCTCATGTACGCACGCACCTACGACCGTGGCGGCCACTGGGGAGATAGGCAAGAACTGAAAGGTATAAACAGTAAACTTTTCCTGAACAGTGCAACGATGATCAACGATCGTGTGTTTGTCAGCAATAATACAAAAACTTTTTACTCAAGCGATGGGCTTAACTGGAATCCGTATTTCGCCGCGAGTGGACTTAATAACTTTTCCTCGGTATTGGGCGTTTCCTATGCCATTACCGCAAGCGATCTAACCGCACGCAACCCGCAACTGCCGTCGGACCTGGCCACAGGCCTCAGCCACACCGACTATGCAACCTTCGCCTGGCGCAGCTTTTTCGCACTAAACAATACAGCTGCGGCACCATTGCCCGCTAACCGCGGCGTCGGCAACCCCGCCAGCAGTTTTGCCGACTCGGGCAAGGTGCCAAAGTCTCCCAGCCCCTTGTTATGGCAAACCTTCGCGCACCGTACCGAGTTGTTTCCGGGTATGAACAGAAACGGCGCAGGCGGCCCTACGCGTCCGTTTGGTTCTGACCCGCAATACAGTTATATCGAGTTTCCCAACGGGGCGCCTTTGGCACCAGGCGCCAGTTATGCTCATTACAACAATCTGGATGAGGCAACCCAAATCGGTCAGAACGCCATATTTTTCCCGGTGAATCCTCCAAATGTGGCGAAGACAACAGATGCAAGGGGGGACTACGCGCCCTCAAAGGACAGCCAAATCCTGTTTGAGGCCAAGGCGAATCCGGTCATCTATGAGTATGCTCGGAAGCTGACGAGCTACCCCAATACAAATATCGTCCTGCCTGACGGCGCTGTGGAGGTCAAGGCGGCATGGCGCAAGCTGGCAGACATTCCGGTACAGAATCAATCGCGCTACCACACGGCAACTGTGGTGACGTATCAAGGCACCGACGCTAAGCCGGTGGCGCACAATGAAGACTACGCTTTGGTCGCCTTGCATATCATTCATAAGACGCCCAACTACCCGACCTTTATCTTCGCCACGTTCGAGCACGAAGATGCCCTGACATTGCCTGACGGCAAGTCGCCGACCGGTCTCTACTACATCGCCAACTACAACAGGATTGCCTACCCCAGCGCCACACCACTAGCGACTAATCCACCGGTCGCGACCTTCTCCGATGGCAACACAAACCATACGGTTACCCTGCCCAGGGAGGACTTCGTAGAGTCGAGCGTTAATCCGCGAATCTACTCCGGCACCAAGGGGATACCTAAGGGGCAGGCCGGCCCGATCACTGTAGTGCAACCGCCGACCGTCTTTAACGAAGTCGTTGCGGTCAACAATCAAGTCCAGGCGCTGATGGAGGGGAGCGGCGAATTCACCCATTCAGTCTGGAAGCACTACCGGCTTAGAGGGGTGCAAGCCATCCCTTCGAGCGAACAAACAGATCCGGATTACTACCTGGCTAATATCATGGTCGAAAGCAGTCAACCGGGGATCCAGCTGTTTCGCGGAAGCAACTCATTCCCCATTCCAGAGGACAGCGTGCTGACCAATACCCGTGACTTTAAGAACATCAGGGTGCCGGACTATGACCACAGCACGAAAAGCACCCTGACCATGGGCGGTTGCATGGGGTGTCACGGCATCGCCCAGAGCCAATTGCAACAAGGCTTCAGTTTCCTGTTTGATGCGATCAAACCACCCAAGGTCAAACCTCGTACGCCCAACTTCGTTGAGCCTACCGGCTTCAAGAACCCAGAAACTGTAGGCTTGCCGGATCCTCACACCATGAGTGAGCGGGCCCGGAAGTACGCTTTGGGCTTTCAGAGTCAGGACGTGGTTGAGGGTACGGGCAAGTAG